One window of Dendropsophus ebraccatus isolate aDenEbr1 chromosome 13, aDenEbr1.pat, whole genome shotgun sequence genomic DNA carries:
- the CDKL1 gene encoding cyclin-dependent kinase-like 1, whose product MEKYEKIGKIGEGSYGVVFKCRNRDTGQIVAIKKFLESEDDPVIKKIALREIRMLKQLKHPNLVNLLEVFRRKRKLHLVFEYCDHTVLHELDRHPRGVPEHLVKSITWQTLQAVNFCHRHNCIHRDVKPENILITKHSVIKLCDFGFARILTGPCDYYTDYVATRWYRAPELLVGDTQYGPPVDVWAIGCVFAELLSGIPLWPGKSDVDQLYLIRKSLGDLIPRHQQVFSTNQFFSGVSIPDPENMEPLEQRFTNISSNALGLMKGCLHMDPSERLTCQQLLEHPYFDSIREESEGVKDPERVSRKQTRLHRKYFPGLQHLPQLTNSNLLPALDSKKYYNTRKFNYRFPNI is encoded by the exons ATGGAGAAGTACGAGAAGATCGGCAAAATAGGAGAAGGTTCCTATGGAGTTGTCTTCAAGTGCAGGAATAGAGACACAGGACAGATCGTGGCTATAAAGAAGTTCTTAGAGTCAGAAGATGATCCAGTGATTAAGAAAATTGCCTTACGGGAGATTCGGATGCTTAAG CAATTAAAGCATCCCAACCTTGTGAACCTCCTGGAAGTGTTTAGACGGAAGAGGAAATTGCATCTAGTCTTTGAATATTGTGACCACACCGTCCTCCATGAACTCGACAGACATCCACGAGG CGTTCCAGAACATCTTGTCAAAAGCATCACATGGCAGACACTACAGGCCGTCAACTTCTGCCACAGGCACAAT TGTATTCATCGTGATGTGAAGCCGGAAAATATCCTCATCACCAAGCACTCTGTCATCAAGCTCTGTGACTTTGGGTTTGCAAGGATATTAA CTGGGCCCTGTGACTACTATACAGATTACGTGGCTACAAGGTGGTACCGTGCCCCTGAACTTCTGGTAGGAGACACGCAGTATGGACCCCCCGTGGATGTATGGGCCATTGGCTGCGTGTTTGCAGAGCTTCTATCGGGAATTCCACTTTGGCCCGGCAAGTCTGATGTGGATCAGCTATACCTGATAAGGAAAAGTTTAG GTGATCTGATTCCTCGGCATCAACAGGTTTTCAGCACAAACCAGTTCTTTAGTGGGGTCAGCATACCGGATCCTGAGAATATG GAGCCCTTGGAACAGAGATTTACAAATATCTCATCTAACGCTTTAGGACTAATGAAG GGCTGCCTGCACATGGACCCCTCAGAGAGGCTAACCTGTCAGCAGCTTCTAGAACACCCTTACTTTGACAGCATTCGAGAGGAGTCTGAGGGTGTGAAAGATCCGGAAAGAGTCAGCAGGAAACAGACTAGACTTCACCGAAAGTATTTCCCTGGG